The window tgtaaaaaaatgtttctagaaggCAGTGAAAGGCTGCCCAGCTACCTGCTTTCTCCAGTTCCCTTCACTCTTTACAAGAATAAGTGGTTAATTATAATACTTGATAGCTGTCACCTCACTCATTAGAGGGATTGGGTATGTGGGAAGGTGCTTTAGTTCATCTAAAATAAAGTCAACTTCAACCCCTCCTTATATATAAGGCCTGTGCCAATGGATTTATGCTCTTTATCCAGAAAAGGGTACAATCTCTCTAACCTGTGATATCTGTATAGTGACCTTTTGTGATTCTTGTAATCTCTCAAGATGAAGGGAACaatgtttctgtttaaaaataaaatagaaggttAAGGCTAGATGCTACTAAACTATATTGCACTAATTTTTAGAGGGAGTGGATAATCACTACGTACTTTCTCAATTGTTGGAAATTTATAATACTAAAGTGATTACAATtcaaaacactttctttttttaatcaaaagggATTGATCTACAGAAGGAATAAGCTTTGAATGGGTTTTCTCATATCCTACTTCCTGTTAGAAAAGGCATGTTAAGTTGAAAAGAAAGCCATAACATATCATGCAATAGTTCATAACTTGGGCTTAGAGTTGGGACAGATCTATATTTGATTACCAGTTCTGCTACTTACTTTCTTCAATAGtaaagcctcagtttttccatctatataataatacctacctctcAGAAGgctgttaaaaaattaaatgagataatgtaaagAGTACAGTTATCTGGCCCAGAATTAAGCACTAAAACTgttaactataattattatttcatactATCCAAAACAAATTACATTTTCAGGCTCCTCAAGAACTATTATCTtgtgttcattttgcttttacatttattcTACTGTCtcttaataattattaatgtatGATTTAGGAAATTACATCTATTTTGATGTGATTTAGTAATTAAATGTAATTCTTTTCCCAATTCCCACCCTATTTATTAGGGCAGACAGTAAGTTCTTGTCCCAGTTCTTGAGCTCTTGTCCCAGTTTCAACAAATGACTGTATGAGTTTTCCTCTCTGGGCCACAATTTCCTACTCTTTATGATGACATTAgtaaaataaatgccaaatataTAGCAGAGAAGCTTGAGGAAAGCCAAAAACCTTAGCCTCCAGTTACACCATTTATTGAGATAGGGGACTTATATAAACCTGGAGGTTTATGCTTCCTACCTCCTTGGCCTTACCTAATTCTCTAGACAAGATTCACTTCTAAACCAGAGAAATGTATAGCAAATGATACATTCAAGATGAAAGCAGTGTGGACTACCCATAGTCAGAAGTATTTTCAGCTTGACTTGACAATTCTTGAACTAAAATTTAGCTTcagaattatatttgcttttttataaatGAACTGGACAACTGTAACACTGACCTATTCTATATACCTCTGCCTTAACCTCCTTATAATTTAATGGTAACTGcctatataatattttctttaagaatgtacttcattaaaaaaaagaatgtacttcATTTCATCCAAAGAACCTCAAGTTTTACCTGCTTTCTCTATATCTAAGCAAACACAACCGTCAGTTCATCAAACACTACCCATCTCATATCTAATCCTTCAAAATCTAATACTGTGTCATTAAATCAGTCAATACTTATTTTTCACAGCCACTTCACACAAAATTAGGGTCAAGATAATTCTACCATAAGAAAGGTGTAAGTAAAGTATAACATCTTCATCACTGAAGTAGCATTAACATTGATTTTTCATCATAACTACTTTCAGAAAAAAGTATGCCTCTATGGCTAGTATTAAGAAGTTGTAATAATCCTGACCACTCATGTAAAAACAGCATGCATAACTGCTGAGAGTGATAAGGCTGATCAGTgtgaactaaatatttttttaaaagctttaaaaagagcAGTTCTATAGAAAGATCATTATGACACAGATACAACTTTTGGAGGAAACACTACCAAAGTTATTAATAAAAACCAActacttattttctcatttccaaataaaagtgaaagtggtatttctttcatttatttatttatttattttaaagattttcccgTAATCacgaacaagacagggatgtccactctcaccactgctattcaacatagtactacaagtgctagcctcagcagtcagacaacaaaaagacattaaaggcattcaaattggcaaagaagtcaaactctccctcttcgccgatgacatgatactctacatagaaaacccaaaagcctccaccccaagattgctagaactcatacagcaattcggcagtgtggcaggatacaaaatcaatgcccagaaatcaatggcatttctatacactaacaatgagactgaagaaagagaaattaaggagtcaatcccatttacaactgcacccaaaagcataagatacctaggaataaacctaaccaaagaggtaaaggatctataccctaaaaactatagaacacttctgaaagaaattgaggaagacacaaagagatggaaaaatattccatgctcacggattggcagaattaatattgtgaaaatgtcaatgttacccagggcaatttacacgtttaatacaatccctatcaaaataccatggactttcttcagagagttagaacaaattattttaagatttgtgtggaatcagaaaagaccccgaatagccagggggattttaaaaaagaaaaccatagctgggggcatcacaatgccagatttcaggttgtactacaaagctgtggtcatcaagacagtgtggtactggcacaaaaacagacacatagatcaatggaacagaagagagaacccagaagtagaccctgaactttatggtcaactaatattcgataaaggaggaaagactatccattggaagaaagacagtctcttcaacaaatggtgctgggaaaattggacatccacatgcagaagattgaaactagaccattctcttgcaccatacacaaagataaactcaaaatggatgaacgatctaaatgtgagacaagattccatcaaaatcctagagaagaacacaggcaacaccctttttgaactcggccacagtaacttcttgcaagatacatccacaaggcaaaagaaactaaagcaaaaacgaactattgggacttcatcaagataagaagtttttgcacagcaaaggatacagtcaacaaaactaaaagacaacctacagaatgggagaagatttttgcaaatgacgtatcagataaagggctagtttccaagatctataaagaacttattaaactcaacaccaaagaaacaaacaatccaatcatgaaatgggcaaaagaaatgaagagaaatctcacagaggaagacatggacatggccaacatgcacatgagaaaatgctccacatcactggccatcagggaaatacaaattaaaaccacaatgagatatcacctcacaccagtgaggggaacattaacaaggcaggaaacaacaaatgttggagaggatgcggagaaaagggaaccctcttacactgttggtgggaatgtgaactggtgcagccactctggaaaactgtgtggaggttcctcaaagagttaaaaatagacctgccctaggactcagcaattgcactgttggggatttatcccaaagattcagatccaatgaaacgctgggacacctgcaccccgatgtttctagcagcaatggccacaatagccaaactgtggaaggagcctcggtgtccatcgaaagatgaatggataaagaagatgtggtttatgtatacaatggaatattactcagccattagaaacgacaaatacccaccatttgcttcaaagtggatggaactggagggtattatgctgggtgaagtaagtcaatcggagaaggacagtgtatgttctcattcatctggggaatataagtaatagtgaaagggaatataagggaagggagaagaaatgtgtgggaaatatcagaaagggagacaggacataaagactcctaactctgggaaacgaactaggggtggtggaaggggaagagggtggggggtgggggtgaatgggtgacgggcactgaggggggcacttgacgggatgagcactgggtgttattctgtatgttggtaaattgaacaccaataaaaaataaatgtattattaaaaaaataaaaaataaagattttatttatttattcatgagagacacagagcgggaggcagagacacaggcagagggagaagcaggctccacacagggagcctgatgcgggactcaatcatcccaggtccccaggatcatgccctaggctaaaagcagctctaaaccactgagccaccgggctgcccttaaagtggtattttaaaagagcaaatataATGTTCCTCAAATACCATGTTAAAAATCACTATACCTACCTTAATAATCACTGCTTATTAACAAAATAAccataaactattttaaatttcaacagGTCCTCAGAGAAATGACTTTCATCATTTCATTATTATGTTAAATTCTATAGCCAGAGATCATTCTTGAGCTGCTGATACTAACTTAAGCTTAGAAACGTAACCACATTTCTCAAGAAACCCTCCAGCAGTAAGAACATGTCATTTCCATGTGTTGAAGGGTGAACAAAGGATTTAGTTGTATCTCAGGGATAAGAATACCAACTCTAAGTCCTTTGTCAGATCAACTGAGAAACAAACACCATCAAGAACAAGTACTAGAAAAGGGTAATAATCAAGTTTCTCTAGAGGCAGaataatatcaaaaatgaaaatgttaatacTCTATGATCCCCGTAGAGAATGatatatggaagaaaaatagatcttaagaaaataaattgagcTATCTAGACCCAAACTGCTCATCATGAAAATATGTAAACCTTAAAAAACTCACAAAAGCGAAACTGATGGTgacaaaactaaaatttaaacacAGCAATTCAAATATGAATCGTCCATGCCCATTTGTAAAAGCTGATCTATGCATAATTCCTCCAAGCCTTGTCAGAAGCAAGAGTCTTCATTAATAACTTGCAATATGTTATTCTAATTTAAGTGTATGGGgcattattttaggaaataaaactagGCCCCTAACACATAAATGCTTCCTTTTTAATGTAAACAATAAGTGATTCTTAAGTTGCTATTATCAAATTCAAACTAACTCCTTTccgattttgattttttattaaaaaaaaaaaaaagagggatccctgggtggcgcagcggtttagcgcctgcctttggcccagggcgcgatcctggagacccgggatcgaatcccacatcaggctcccggtgcatggagcctgcttctccctctgcctgtgtctctgcctctctctctctctctgtgactatcataaataaaaaaaaaaaaaaaaaaattaaacaaaaattaaaaaaaaaaaaaaaaaagactctacaATTTGCTTCTCTAGTAGAACCTAGAAACAGAGAGGAGTGCGAAATGTTCCCTTGCCCCTGAGGCATATAGGCAGAAAGTaaaaaagggagaggagaagaagagggagaaaaataagggaaaaggagacaggaaaaaagaaagttaaaaaatccTTGCTCCAAAAAATAGAACcagctttttaaaacatgttgAAATGCATGGCACCCTAAGCTGTAGTTTCAAATAAAGACATATACACAAGTCACATGAGTTTAAGACTTGAAAGACAGTTAAATGAAGCAACCTTTCacttttgattataaaaatagtattctAAAAATAGTATGAACACATGCAGTCAGCTGACAAAACTGTTTCAAAATGAATCAGAATACATCTAAGATGAAAATACTCCAAGCAAAACACCAATTCCAAAAGTATGCCATATTGAAGGGTTTTCAGGGTTTGAAATAAACTGTGAAGTTATAACTTTATCACTAGACTATGAACACTTACTATACTAATACACTAAACAGAAACTTAGGTagaaaggtaaattttaaaacGTTTAAATTGATTCCCTATTAGAAATTCAGTGGACGTAGACTAGCTCTGaagaacaaaaactaaaaagtattGCTGTATGGCTCTCCAACTggtttctttaacatttctgcAGAGAACTAAGACTACTAgatttctctgattttaaaaatcaaggcaaGTGTGATGAAGAAAGTCCAAGAACCAAAGAATCAGATAATCCTTCACAGACACATAGCCTGACCTGAATGGAAATAAGGTAACAGGTACTCCTTTCAAAAGGTGGTATCTGATAACAGTAAAAAGATtacagaaaattagagaaaataaaaaaataattacaatcctgagaaatgttttaagtacaattcttctacttttttttttacagacattAGTTTCTAATTTTATCTTACAGGGCTGCCTCTCACCAAGCAAGAGCCCCTTTCAAGAGTGATTCCAAATCCTCACTACACTTTGTGATCTCTTTAAATTGAAACAACccattagcaattaaaaaaaagtctgcatcAACAGAGCCTGCACTTCCTTAGTGTACTCCATTCAGTTGGAGGCACATAGCCCTGGGTGTGAGCACTCCAAGCCACTGAACCAAAATGGTTTATCTTCCTGGAGCATCAATTATAgtcaagagacacagaggagagaaattTTTACTTATGAAAACATCACTTAATAAGCCTAATATAgatatgaatgttttaaaataacatgtaaaattTCCAAGAAATTTCTCACACCAGAGCACTTTAAGAAACACCTCAGAGccttgaggaaaaggaaaggaggtaCTAAGTAGACAGTTTGATAGTACTGgtataaggaaaaaagaatactgGTTTTAAAACTACAAGATCCAGGTCTTACAGaattcaaaataggaaaaaaagaaaagaacatggaaAGAAAACATGAGGGCCTGATTAATGGGGCAGAAAACTTTAGATTGCGGGGACACAAGGTAAGCGgtggcaaatcttttttttttttttttttaagatttatttttatttatttatgatagtcacagagagagagaggcagagacacaggcagagggagaagcaggctccatgcaccgggagtccgacgtgggattcgatcctaggtctccaggatcgcgccccgggccaaaggcaggcgccaaaccactgcgccacccagggatcccagcggTGGCAAATCTATGCACATGGAGGGAACATTTTGGAAATGTACAGGGCATTTTTAATGATCCCAATTACTGGGGAGGATTCAATGGAACTTTAGTGATCCTGGTATACTGGGTATCCTGCAATTCATGGAATAgccacaaataatgaaaaatttttgtAAGACTTTAAATGTCCCACTGTAAACTTAGATACAGGTAAAAAAATTTTGATCCTAAAAGTGAAGAAGTGCTTTAACCATTAAGTATTTtttgcaagttctttttttttttttttttaagatttatttatttgagaccaaGAGAGCAAGTGCATGAGTAagcatgggggtgggaggtggagaggcaaaggaagagagagaattcaagTAGACTTCCCCCACTGAGCCTAGAGACcaccagtgtggggctccatctcctaaccctgaaatcatgacctgagccaaagggaggcagatgtttaaccgactccaccacccaggcacctgaaacACCCAAAGACTGAAGACTATTTTTACAGTCTAGAGCCAACTGTCATTACACTAGCAAAAGCAGACATAAAACATGATGTCACAGAATTTCATTAATACTTTTGTTGTTAAAATGCGTCATGTTAGTGTCATCTTTTTTGGTATGGCACAAAAGGCAGTTTACATTGTAAAAATTTGATATTGACGTTATTGATTCATTTTAGCATTGTTACCTTTCAACCTTATATTGTCCCCCGAAGTCCACAGCACAAATTCTCTATGACTTCATATATCAATGTTTCATTTCCCAATTCTTCCTTTAcctctacttcttttttaattttaagattttatttatttgagagagagagagagtgagagagcacaagcagggggaggagcagagggagagggagaaacaggctccccgctaagcaggaagcccaacgcagggcttgatcccaggattctgggatcatgaccccagccaaaggcagatgtataactacccaggcaccccgctATTTCTTTCACAAGtaataaagttcaaaaataatttttgtgataCCATTCCGTACCATCCACATAAAGGATAACTGTGGCACTGTATTAGAAATAAGGCCAGCTTATCTGCAAGAATATCGCACTTCCTTTTCCTTAGCTTAGTGCTCTAAAATTAAAACGACTTCcctctcttttatatttaaataagttttatcTGTTATTCTTTATCCCAgcactagtttttattttaatgtccaCTCATAATgctgctcttttattttcttgtgctaTATATCCTAAACAAAATGTATTTGGACCTTTTTTAAATCCAAACTTACTCATTATAAGTACATGCAAAATCTGAATACCATTTTGTGTCTTTAGTGTAATGATGCCTGCATgtctgaaatatgttttttttttttcaagattttatttatacgagagagagagagagagagagagagagagagaggcagagacacaggcagagggaaaagcaggctccacgcaggaagcccaacatgggacttgatccagggtctccagatcaggctctaggctgaaggcagcactaaacccctcagccacccaggctgccctatgtattgttttataataaactaCCGTCTCATTATAGGAATCATTTTATGGTTAAGACattatttgtacttatttttgtcATTGAGTACAGGTAAAGAGTATAGGTAgattatattacttatatatttcatttcagaatACCCAACTACACAATACAAAAGGGGGTCTGCCTGCTTTAAGCCAAGGAAAGATTTCAGCAAAGACACGATGTTTCTTCAAAAGATCAAGAACAGCCATGGTGAAACTTCTAAGGAAGAAGGTTTCCTTAGGAGCAAGAACATGGGGACGCTGCAGGAAAAGACACATGGTAAGCAGAGGATGAAGATGCAGGGGAGGACTCTACGCACAGGCTGACAGTAACAGTGTTGAGCACTGACAAAATTTCCAGGAAGGTAGAAAGCCAGAGCTGCGCACTGCCAGACTTAAAAGGAAGCAGCTGCCTTTGAAAAGGTACATCTCAGTGCAGGAAGTAAGATGCTTACTTATGAAAAAGTAAGTAAGGGActcactgaagaagaaaaagaagaaatttttgaagaaatcGCCTTCTTTCCCCTAGCATTTACCAAAGATTTTCTGAGGCAGCCAAAATAAATCAGCCAGGAAAACTTCAGAAAGAGAACTGATTCAGAAAGATAACTGGTCTGTGAAACGGCGATGCCAATCAAAGCCTAAATGGCCTCATATTTTAAGAAGGCCCAGTCACCCCAGTTCATGCCATGTTTCTTCCAGCAGAAATAATACTCAAAAGGAACCTTCACAACAAAGCTTTTATGCTAAATTTTGGGTTTTCATACTAAATATTTGAAGATGTACCATTTAGCTTCATGATGAATTTTGCTCTATGGTGGAAATGGGTTTCCTTGTTTTAACCCATGGAAtcttcagaaaagaaatgatcTCTCACCACTGCATTTGTGACCACTAGCCAAAAACCAATTAGGGCCTAACTTCAGGATCACCTAtagtcatgttttgttttttaaattattttcatttacatcatTTCACTATTTACTTATGACCTAAAAATCTGTTAAAGTCTGCTATttgcagtcatttaaaaaaaaaaaatctattaaggGTTTAACAAAGGCTGCTGATTTCAGTGAAACCTGAGAAATTATCATGGGTTAAAAAAACCGAACTGGGAGGCTACAAGAAGTCCTGAAATAATGAAAACACGCCTCgaattgagagagaaaatgcaggaatAAATCCTTAAAGACTTATACAAGCCTATAAAATGGTGCTCTGCAGGAAATGAGTACATGTGTATGACAAACAACTATAGGTAATGAGGGGAGAGGCAAATTGAAGAAAATTGTAGaatctttcctaaaaataaaCCTTGTCACAAATACTTTAAGAGTTTCTTCTtggggatgcatgggtggctcagtcagttaagcatcagactcttgatttcatgatctcagggtcatgggttcaagctccacattgtggagcctactttaaacaaacaaacaaacaaacaaacaaacaaacaaacaaacaaacattccGAGCCCAGCCCAGTGCAGAGGATAGGAAACTCAAGAAGCTCTATGGGCAGCAGAGGCATAAGCTGCTGGGCAGCCGGCTCCCTCCTGgtctctccttccccaggaggTCAGTATGAGAGCCTTCAGTCCAGTGAGGTCTGTTAGGAAAAATAGCCTTTTAGACCACAGCCTGGTCATCTCCCGGCACAAAACCCTGGTGGAGGACCAAATGAGCCTGCTGTACAATATGAATGACGGCTACTCCAGGCTCAAGGAGCTGGTGCCCAGCAGCCCCCAGAATAAGAAGGTGAGCAAGATGGAAATCCTGCAACAGGGCACATTGGGCCTGCAGATCGCCCTGGACTCACACCCCAGTATTGTCAGCCTGTACCACTAGTGACCTGGGAGGAGTGAGGCGTCCAGGACATCACTGACCACCCTAAACACAGACATCAGCATCCTGTCTTCACATGCTGCTGAATTCCCTCCTGAATCAATGTCAAACGACAGCGCTCTAGGGCTGAATAAACGGTTTAggactttccttttctttgcacaACAGCAATGAATCCAAAGGATCTTTTAAGACACGGACCttctagttttttaaagattttattgattttgagagcAAGTGAATGCATGTGTGCAcaaatggggagaggggcagggggagaggagcagagggagagagagagggagaagcagactcccgttgagcagggagcccaatgtggggctcaatcccaggatcctggggtcctgacccaagatgaaggcagatgcttaaccaactcagccaccccaCACCCCCGAACTTCTTTTCAACCATTTCACAAGGATAACAATACgctgaatggacatttttaaaaaatggaaagaaaattaagaacaaCCATTTTCCCCAAGGTGACTGTGATATTAGCTATTTGTGAAAAAGACTTTTAAATGCCCTTTCTGTggttgaaagctttttttttaaaaaaaagattttatttatttattcattcatgagagacacacacagagaaaggcagagacaggcagagggagaagcaggctccatacagggagccagatgcaggacttgatctccaggatcacgccctgggccaaaggcggcaccaaacagctgagccacctgggctgcctgaaatatttatatactgtTCCCACCTTGGGGactgaaaatgttaaaatcataaggaatttCCTAATTTAAGCaggctttgccttttttttcaaaGGTGGAGAATGAATACCAGAAGGATCCAGTATTCAGTTACTTTTATATTAAGTCTTTTGGCCAGATATGACCTTTTAGACACAAACCTACTGAATGCTATGAGTacgtatacgtgtgtgtgtgtgtgtgtgtgtgtacacacacatgtggTGAAACCCTGTGAGTTCTTTAATTAGTTTTCTTATACAGTGGCAGAGATGAACATTTCTGTATTCAAAGTATAATGATGTACTTATTCATGctaaactttttataaaaaattagttACAAACTTAACTCTTTTAGGCAAATAGAtcgtgtgtttattttttaaaagattttatttatgggatccctgggtggcgcaacggtttggcgcctgcctttggcccagggcgcgatcctggagacccgggatcgaatcccacgtcgggctcccggtgcatggagcctgcttctctctctgcctgtgtctctgcctctctctctctctctctgtgactatcattaaaaaaaaaaaaaaaaaaaaaaaagattttatttatgtattcatgagagacggagagagagagagagagagagagagagagagagagagatattggggcagagacacaggcagagggagaagcaggctccttgtagagaacctgacatgggactcgatcctgggtctccaggatcacaccctgactgaaggcggcgctaaaccactgagccacccgggctgcccagatggTGTGTTTACTGAATGGCAATTGCCTGCTTTATTTCAGAGGACCAgtgctttgctttttattctatGTTATAACTGAACCCAAATAAATACAAGTTCAAATTTATGGATATAGATTATTTAAGATTATAATAAACAtgtctgaaattaaaaagaaaaaaggttttgtttttttgaagtagcccaatgtagggcttaaacccacaactctgagattaagacctgagctgagatcacgaGTCGGACACGTAACCAAATAAGCCAAAGTTTAAGAGTCTTTTAAGCCAAACATGGTTAAGACTGAGAAAATTAAGAGCtagatcaaaacaaaacaaagcctcgTTAACAGGGGAAAATGATGCTATGGAGTCAAGTCCAAAATTACTATTCACCAAAAAAGGATAGATCATCATATGGTACTCTGCAAATTCAGAGTAAAATACAAAACGTACCAGAATTAGAGATCTGGAAGAGTTAGGATGTACGCAAAAGAAGGTATAATCAGCCAGATGTTCATAACCCTAGTATGTCTAAACATTACATCCTAGTGCATCTAAACCAAGAAGCCATGCATTTGAACAGCCTGCATTCCACGAACAGCTACTGAAACTAATGCTTCTTTAACTGGCATGGGGGTACCCTCTGGAATATGCCAAGCTCCTCTTCTTGAGGCATTCATTTTACTTGAAGTATTAAAACACATgtgaatatataataaagaaagCCAAATGTGCATTACTTTCAATGACAAAATATTAGATTCCAAACAAAACCCTGTGGTCTCTGGCCAGTCTGCTAATGTTGGCTGTCAGATATCCTAATGGAAAATTCTTAAGTGCAATTTCAGATATAGTTTAAAGAGGGTAATAAATTGTTTTAGGAGCCAAGTTACAAAGCAATGAGCACACTGAAATGTATATTTGCTTGCTTATTTCAAATAAcccaattatttctcaattatgACCAAATTCTAAAAGACCCCAGTGCTTCCAAAGAAGtcctttaaaaggaaatacttaCTTAGGAAACCAATTTAATCCCAGGTGCTCTGTCTTGGAATATAATATTCTTTCCACCATGTCATAAAGTGGTCTCCAAGGTAACTCCAAATCATCTCTTGAAAGAAGTTcctttttcctaattaaaaaaaaaaaacaaacatataggCATACATTCGTACACAGTTGTTTGTGT of the Vulpes lagopus strain Blue_001 chromosome 5, ASM1834538v1, whole genome shotgun sequence genome contains:
- the LOC121490883 gene encoding LOW QUALITY PROTEIN: DNA-binding protein inhibitor ID-2-like (The sequence of the model RefSeq protein was modified relative to this genomic sequence to represent the inferred CDS: substituted 2 bases at 2 genomic stop codons) codes for the protein MRAFSPVRSVRKNSLLDHSLVISRHKTLVEDQMSLLYNMNDGYSRLKELVPSSPQNKKVSKMEILQQGTLGLQIALDSHPSIVSLYHXXPGRSEASRTSLTTLNTDISILSSHAAEFPPESMSNDSALGLNKRFRTFLFFAQQQ